GAAATAATTGGTAGTagacttttcaggtttttctgctTTGTTAGAAAGTCACATGCTGGACTAGAACACCTGCACATTTGGTGACCTGCTGATAAATGACTCCTGCTATCAATACATTAAAGCACTTAGAATTATATCACTTTTATCGTGTATGAAAACAGAGATCTGCTCTCTCTATGACTGAAGTCTCTAAATAAACATTAGTCAGCGTTCATAAGTTTCTCTCGCTTGTTTTGTTGCAGCTTCTTGTTGTTGCCGTTCCTTCATTAATCTGTTTCTCTGAAGAACAGGCGGAGTTCAGACTGAATGACGGCAGACAATATGCTGGAATTTAACACTCACTCCAAGAGATCAAGATTAATTATAAACAAAACCACGTGACTTCCAACTAACTAACTAAACTTCAGCTGAATTTAAGGCATGAATGAATCAGCCTGAGTTACTGAGTCACCTGAACACTGTTTCAGTGTCTGGAATAAGAGAGACAAAGTGAGAGTTATCTTTAGGactttcattttttcagcaacaaGTGAACTAACTCTACAAGTTTGAAAGACGCGACTAATCACTTCAGTTGTGATTCAGTTCAGTTGAGCCTAAATGAACGATACTGAGACACTGAGGGCGCAAATGAACCAGATctttgaaaattaaaacactTCTCACTTATCGGTCTGCCAATCTGTACACAAGTTGTTGAATATTCTGTTCATCGACCGACTGAAATTCAAACATATTCCTCATCCAGGATGCCATTTATTGGTGCTTTCCAGGCAATGAGCTTGAGaggaagagacaaaaaaacaagaaaaaaaatttaacagaAGTCCAAGCACTCCTGTGAAACTGTCCACAGTAAGTCTTGAAATGGGTGCATGTGGCTCTGTCGCCTCTCAGAAAGCAGCTCACTGTAACTTTCACAAAACATTATGTAAGTTAACAGCTCGTTTTTCCCCACAGATCACATCCCGATTAGATAACAGGGAAGTGACAAGTTCTCAGGATCCCTGTAGAAATGTTATCTACTTttatacccacacacacacacacacacgtgtgtgtgtgtgtgtaaacggCTGAACGTGATGGATCATGTAAAGCGCACTGAGACTGCTGTAGGGGCGAATTGCATTATAAAAGTTCATTTTCCATTGACTTCTTAGATTTATtcaggaatttattttggaGATGTAATCACATAATAAAATGTAATCTTTGATTAAATAAGGCCGCTGCAGGGTTGCACCTCAGTTTGAACCCTACTCACCCGAATTCCTGCTCATTTTCTCGAGGATTCCAGCGATGTACTAATCAGATAAGTTCAGACTCAGCTCTGGAAAGCGCTCAAAGACTCACCGCCATTCAGATTCAAGAAGACGTCTTATAGATGGCGTCTCTCCAAACAGCTGTCAGTAGCATTAATCGCAGGCTGCAGGGcctgaaaaataaacaatgcaaTAATAAAAGCGATCATCTGAAAGCAGGTCACAAGAAAATTGCAAAATGCAGTTTTGAGATACGTCTAAATACTTGGTGAATATTGTCAAGTGTGTTTGATTTAAGTGGAGCTCTGTGGACTCCTGTCACGGCACGCAGGTATCGCTCTCTGCCAGAGCAGATGGTGgcaaaaaaattaatatatGTTGTAATGTTCCCTCCAGGGGAGGACCGGCTGTCCTGATCGGAGCTGGCTGGAGTTCAGTTCATTTAGAACAGATCTCATAGTGCTTCAACTCCCCTGACACATAGACTGAAACATAACACAGGTGATTTCAGCAGTGAGGCCACGTTTCTTCAGTGAATTTAAAGCCCGTCAATAATGAAGACGGGGGAATTTAGGACACGATGGAAACAACGACATGAAAACTTTATTAGAAATTTGTGTGATTTCCCCTGTTTTCCTCTCAAACGTTCTCTACATGTTGGTACTGTATGtatctgtttttctgctgcttcttttcaaGCTTAGTTCATGCATTTGCTCAAAAACAGGAGTTATGCGTGCATGACATTTACATAACTTATTACTTTTCACACACTTTTGAAGCAGTACATCAGACATTTCTCACGTCCAGCGTCTCAGTGGCAAAATGTCCCCCTCTCTGTGCAGACGGCTCCCGATGGATGGAAGAACTCTGTGCGACACAATCTGTCCCTGAATAAGTGCTTTGAGAAAGTGGAGAACAAAAGCGGCAGCTCCTCTCGTAAAGGCTGCCTGTGGGCCCTCAACCCCGCCAAGGTGGAGAagatgcaggaggagctgcacaAGTGGCGTCGCAAAGACCCCGTCACCATGCGCAGGAGCATGGCCAGGCCAGGTGGGATGtgagcagaggggaggaggagactcATGGCTTAGAAAGACATTCTTCACAACtttctgcttcacctcctccacagagGACCTCGATCGTCTGctgggagagagaagagacaagCTCAAGCCGTTGCCGCCGTACCCCAGTCCAGCTTTGCTGTCCAGAGTGGCCCCTTTCTACAGCGACTCCCTTTCGTCTTGCTCCCCGGCTCACCTCCGACCGGCGAGTTCGCCCATTCAGCGTTCACAGTACGCGCACGTTCAGCCCCCGCAGCCCTGCTACTTGCCCCCCGCCGCTGCCGCTCACCTCGCCAACTCTTTCTCCACGTACCCGCCGTGTGGGCAGCAGCCCGCCGCCACTGGAAGTCTGAACTCGCCCCTGGCCGGGAAGATGGCCGCTCCGCAGGGGGACTTCAGCGTCGGCCCCAGGAGCATGCAGGACTTACTAATAGAGGGAGACACCAGTTACGACATTGACACGCTCAACCCCTCATTGACAGACCTGCAGCTGCAAGGTAACAGCGTCAGACGAAGGTTTCGGGatgaaaacctaaaaaaaaactaaacaccaGGGAGAAACCTGTGGGTAGAAAGACCGTGATGATGCTAAACGATGAGGATAGTCTTCTCATGTGTTTCCGTTCCTGTTTGCAGGTCACTTgtgggaggagctgagggaCGACAGCCTGGACCCGGGCTCGGAACAGAACATTCCCCCGACCACCACCACGGCCTCGTCCGGGACCTCCGCCCTGCAGGAACACTTCATCCAGACCCGCTGCCTGCAGGCGGCTCCGCCGGTGAGCCAGGCGTCGGCCGTGACCCCGGCCGTGACCCCGGCCGTGACCCCGGCCGTGACCCCGGCCGTGACCCCGGCCGGCCGCTGTCGAGCCGAGTGCGAGGACAGGGAGTCGGGTATGGAGCAGCACGGCTGCCTGAGCGGACTGCACCCTGTGGTTTATTCCGGGGTGGAGAGCCTGGCGGGGTACCTGACCTCCTGCACCACGCCCATCTCCCTGATGTAAACATCTGGATGCCTTCGCCCTCCTGCACTCTAGAAGCTCCTGATGCTGCAGCCTTTGCTTGATGAACAtcttctgttgatttcagtttgcaaattggaaaaaaagaaaaatgttcttgtctttgaaaacacatttttttcgagatctgtttttctttatttcctaatctggataaaaagaaaaataagtctTAATCACTGGAAGAATAAACTGGACATCACACAATGATCTATTCTTGTATTTAATTTTCTCCCTGCAGACTCTGTTATTAAATATATTTGTGAATTATCTATTTATTAACATTTCTCAAACTGTGTTGTGACCGTCATTTACAAATTTACTATTTCCATAAaaacactgtaatgttttgtcgattgtaaatatattttctaATGAAATAAATGCGGATCATCGAGTTGTTTCAATGTAATGAATGTATTACtgcattaaaatttaaattacaCCCAAGAGCAGCCCTGCTACTGGGAACCTCAACCTGATATATTAAATgtgttaataaaataaatgaaaaaacacGACAATATAGAAATACCACTGTTTAGCTGAATTTGCTTGTCCAAAGTTGGATTGTCTGTTAAAGGAAAGCGAAATGAACTGTTTATAAATCAGTCTACACCTCACACTCGTTCTAAACTTCAGGTCAGGGATACAGGAAGATGAAATGAGCCACCAGGAGACACAAAGTataaagaaaggagaaaaactcCGGAACGTGTTTAGAAAAACCCCAGATTGAATCCCACAGGAGTTTTTCAAGGTACGACTGACTGAATGATTTGTTGTTAAACCGATTTTCTTTCACTGGCTGTGcaaagggttagggttagggttctgGACTGCTATTCAACTTTCAATCAtgcaaactattttttttactttttctacTGAAATATAGCAGAATGTTTGTTTGAAGTAGGTTGCTATGGAAACGATGCAGTGAGGTTTTTGTCACAGAAGGTGGCAGCAAAGATATTTCATGACCTGCAGCTTGAGGCCTGTGCAGAAAAATCCCCAGATCCAAAAACAACTTCCTGGTaaacaagaacagaaaacaaacacaaactcaacAGCTAAACTTTGTTTGCAGCTGGTGGGTTGATGGATGTAAGAATAGCTGAAGTCGAATGGTTACGAGTTTCTtttgacaaaaagaaaataaaagttgagcACAGCTCAGACCTGAAAAGATACCTGTCCttcaaataaaagagaaaacgttttcacttcattttctttcatgAGCTCTCTTCATCTACTTTTGTATCTAATATTTAATCACTGTTAAAGTTGAAACCTTAAGTACCGTAAGATCATTTTCAAGCTGTTTGACTCTTCTCATAAAAGCTTTTCCATCCCTCTCAGGACTAATAGTATGTATTTAAATTCACTCTTCAACCCAGACTCATGTTTTTAGATACAATACCAGTGATTCCCAAGAAAACCAATGCACACAAAATGAGGACTTTATGCAAACTGCATAAAGAGCTCCATGTAAAAAAACTTCCCAAACCTGGAATCAAACCTTCAGTCAagctttttcacaaaaaaattatatttattgcAGTGATGGAACTTCAGCTGTCAAAACTTtacatacattttcattttatagtGAAACCAGCGATCATAATTAAAGTATACACAGTGCTTCATTTCTACAGAGAACATACCGGATATCAAAATTGGTTTCTGactaatgtattttttttttcttatttttgacaCTTAGAAATTGCTATTTATTCAAAAAATACTTCCGATGTAGTAGAACTACGAATATGGAAACATTGAACGAATGACACTTTCACGTCGACGGGGTACACACAGCTGTCGATGGACGGGACACTGACAgatcacaggaggaggaggaccgacTCGTTCATGTGTGCTACTACAAAGTTAAGAAACTGTAAAATGTCATGAAATTCCTATACAAACTATATACTGTAAATATACAATTTCCTCAatttatgatttatttcagGTTGATTTCTTTCACCGCGCCCTCGGATTTGCGAGGGCAAACGAGAGGCCTGCTTCCCttcacatttgtgtgttttttcttcttcttctctttttcaggactagaaaaacagttttcctgATGATCAAGTTGAGACTGAATCTGACAGTATGTACAGACTCTGCATGTGCCTCCTTCCCACACGCTCACTCACACAAGCCGATGCGGTCTGTTGATAAATCTGTCAGAATTCAAcgttcctgaaaaaaaaaaaaaaaaaaaaaaaggaggcaaGAGGAGAGATCTGATGGGCCAGGCAGCTGAGTACCTGAGCGGAAACGCGTTGAGCTAACAGGAGTGAGTAAACCAGAGGTTTTAATGCCGGTAATTCGTCCATCAGTTTGTCTCTTTCTGGACCTGAAGTGGCAGCTAGATTATGGAAAATGCCTCTAACGGGGAGGAGGGGTGgtaggggcggggggggggaggggggggagggggggagccTGGAGGGTGCCCGTCTTCCTATGGTCCCCCGCTATAGGAATAGTCTGCCTTGTTGTGCATCACCAGCTTGTTGTCCACAAAGTAGAAGCTGTCGGACTGCGTTTCGTACGGGTGCAGGATCATCTCGCGCACTGAGAGGGGAGAAACAGACAACACTCAGGATTCTGCAACATCAaatcctctctgtgtgtgtgttggagccttttgtgtgtgcatgtgcatgtgcatgtgcatgtgcatgtgcatgcgtgtgtgtgtgtgtgtgtgtgcatgtatgcgTGCACACTCACTGATTTCCTCAGACAATGCGGGGAACTCGTAGATGTGCTCGCATGTGTTCTTGCTGCTGGGCATGCAGAAGCCGAACTCGAAATCAAAGCTCTTTAGCAGCTGATCGCGGAAGTAGTGTCTCTCAATCATGCGGAAGTTGTTGATGGGGGTGTCTCCCACTGTGAACTCCACTCTGCACGACCCACGGGGAGAAAATGGAACGCAATCAGAGGAGAGACGGAAACACTCACAGGTCTATTTTATGCAAGGGTGCGATTCGGTTTATTTCACTTCCATTAGCTGTGATTACTCTGTGATAAACCGAAATAACTGCAGTCCGCATTACaggaacacaacaacaacaacaacaacaacaacaaagtccaTTTGCCTGAGTAGAACAGTCAGGAGATCAAACTGGTTGTAAACAAGCCCACATTTGATCCAGATTATCTGGAACTCTTAGATAAGTTATTTGTGTGATGCTGACTTTGTATGGAAGGATCTTCGCTTGACGCAAACCTCTTATTTATGTGAAAGGGTTCATATTTTTGGACACACTGATGAAAACTTCAGGTCAACGTGACGGGAACAACTATGAAAAAGCAATGATCCGGCTTGAGCAAAATTTAAAATACACTGATCTTCCAAAGGAAGGTCAGACTCTCAGTCTGTCGGCAGTTGGACATCAGGCGGTCTCAGAATAGGAGCCCGGTGATGAATAGcactcagaaacactgacagctAGTTGGTGTCTGAGTCAGCAGGCGGACTGGACTGTTCTGTATGTTCACACTAATCATCGGCAGCCTGTCGCCCCCCCCGCACTGAAACCCACACACCTCCTACATCCGGCTTCtgtcagagcagcaggctggacCAGACATTGCTGCATCATTACATGTTCCTCCGTCCCTCACGGTGCATCGCTGCAGCTGGGagtctgttatgtttctattCTTTATCCATAGGTTCGTTAGAACAACGCTTCGCTAACGTCAAACATCGACTCGCCAGAGAATTCTTTAATCGAGCTTCTCTTCGACATGTCCATACGACCATCTTCTAGACCGTTTTATCCAATCTCAGCTGATTCTTCGTGAACGCAGGACACATCCATAGAATCCCCACatccacacagggagaacatgcaaacgccatgCAGAAAGGTCCAACATGAACCAAGAAACTTGAAcccatggggaaaaaaaagccaacctacAACTATCTGTAAATGCTATTTCATTGAGGCTTTGATCCAATTCAGCAAACATACTTTGAAGTTACTGTATGACGCCAATTCattcaaaatattaaatataaaaagaCATCAAAACAACAATTATGATGCCGTGCAATTTATTTTGATGCGCTGTAGTTGAGCACATCCCAGTCTGTCCAGTCTAGTAAACACAGAATGCCGTCTGTCTTCTGTCTAGTTAAAATAAAAGGGCTGCAGCTCTTGGTAATTACTGACTGaataaaacaccaacaaacacaaacacaagcagtgACTCACCGCTGACACCTCATGCAAAAAAATGGGCtctagttttgttttttttccctctttttcaaTGGAGCAGTGTTATAATTAACATCCTGACCTCCAGTTTGGAGGAAGAAACACGTGCGACGTGCTGACTTACGTGGCTCCAACCTGCCGCAACTGCAGGAAGGCCGGGGTGAACTGGTATCTGACAAAACGACCGGCGTTGGGGTCACACTGtttccttcctcctgctgcaagggtgagggagaaaaagagagagagagagagagagagacaaaggttttaattaaaaacttcAATTAAAACGTTAGTTGAGTCGAAATTCGTCCAAACACTTACAATAAGTATCTTTATCTGCTCATTCTTTGCAGAGTAATACATGTATAATATGCATTTTACAGGTGTCTTTCGTGACATTTTGAAACCACGTGTTTTATTTCTGACCTGGTGTGGGGGGTTTAGTGATCTCAAACAGGACCGTCCCTGTTTCCATGTCACGGATTTTAAACCTGGTGAAGTCGATCATATGAACGTTTTCTTCTGGTGAACAGAGGTAATctgaaaaataagaacaaacaGAATCAGCATTAAGATGATGGTGTGAGTAAACAAAATGTTCATACTGGATAAATTTTAAAGCAGCGTGACTCAGGGCTGAGGTACAGTGATCGCTGCTGGTTTCGGCAGGTCTAAACTGGTTCATTAAAGTCTCCGCTGAGCCGAATACACTCTTTTGACCTTTTCAGGATGTTTACCTCTGTAACCTCATTTCACTGTCAGAAATCCGCGTTGTATTCaagacaaaaccaaaccaaacacgcCGCAGCTTTCTAGGCACTGAACGAAAGAGCTGACGACACAATAGAAAACAGCGTGACtacttctgctgctcctctgagaaaCCAGACAGCTGTTCATGTCACACACTGTCGACCGTCAGACCCACTCAGAGGATCACTTACAGAAGAGAAATGAGCAGCAATCTGTGGAGGGGCGGCAGGCCACGCTTATGTGAGTTCTGCCTCTGCACCCTGGATGGAAACAGACTTATGAAGCAGATTTTATCACTCGAGAAACCACATCAGCTGAACGTGCTCGTTCAGCCACAGTCACACCAAAAGTGAGTTTTCCCAACAACAAGAACATCATCAACACCAATAAACGCTTTTGTCATCATACAAAAAGTCTCATTAGCTAATTAATGATTGTTGAGCTCTTTTGATACTTTCTGACGCCTCACACGATTTCTGGATTAAGGCACAAATGAGAAGAAACCTTAAACACAAGATCCACccactcattcatccatcatccatccatccatccatcagggGCCAACACAGGCAGAAGTACAGTCtaccacctggacaggtcacagGGGTCACATGgggcaaacacaaaaacacaatcacctccacacacattcagacaaaCTAAAGCAGGGGTGTTCATGCTTTGCCAACAACAGACAGATCTGTTCATGAGAAATGCTGGAAGGAGACCATCACTTGATTACATTATCTCAAGCAATTAAATAACAAGacttggtaacactttacttgaagcacccggtataacacattatactGTTAGTTCTTACCCACATTAATAACAGACATTCAATTCAGATTACCTGTATGAAATGTAACTTCAAAGCACATTTCACAGACATAAAtcaaaatgtataaaaatcACAAGATTGAAAATGTATAGCAAGAAATTCTTGTTTTGTCACTTATGATCTTAAAGAAACAGATTACTTTGTCTAAATTGTACTCAAGCATGCATAATTGtcatttttgagaaaaaaaaagttgtatgaAAATCATCTGAGTTTTCCTTTGCATTGTTTTACAGCAGTGCTCACATTACTGTGACGTGTCGATTAAATTAGGTGAGAAGCAGCCAATAGTCATCTTCAGACAAGGTGTCGGCCATTGTGTGCCGCTGCATTTATGAAAAGGTCTATAAATATCTTAGAGCAGGTGGCTAAAGCCTGTGTGGTCCATCTGCTCCTTAACCCTCACAAATAgtacagcgtgtgtgtgtgtgcgtgtgtgtgcgtgtgtgtgcgtgtgtgtgcgtgtgcataaCTTTGCTCCAGTATTTGTTTGCAGTACAAACGGTGAATCTTCTGGTTCTCTGGTGTTTGACGGAatcaatgaagagaaacagTTTGACCCTTATGCAACTAACACCGCTAATAATACCTGTCCTCAGCATAACCCTAATGAGatagtaagtgtgtgtgtgtgtgtgtgtgtgtgtgtgtgtgtgtgtgtgtgtgtgtgtgtgtgtgtgtgtgtgtgcgcgcgcacgctcACGTGTGTATGCTTGCACAATAAGCCTCTTAGGTTTAATCCCCCGTTGGGAAGGGAGTGTCTCACACATGGCTGCACAGGCATGctcaaattcacacacacacgcacgggtTTAATGTGCACATAGGCAAAGTAAACATGCACACGTCAGGAtgtacacaaatacacacacagctgataCCGTCAAAGCtgtcattaaaataataaatgtacAAAGGTCTATTGCGTGTGAAACAACTTATAAATGTCAGTGTGGTACAATTCTATGGAtatgatgaatgtttttttttttctttttcaaatcaaCACTTTAAATAACTATGAGATGTAACTTCTTAAAGTGAGCAGTTGTTCCACTGGTTCATTCTGCTGGTTTCAGTTCTAGGTTCAGACTAACGTGTCATTCTGTGCTATCATCTACAAATCTACACTCTAAAGACATGCTTAAAGAACTTGGTCCAGTCACAACTAAGTGCACAAAATAAATgataacactttacttgaagcataACACATAGTATAACACACATAGTATAACACATtctaagtagttataaacactgaTAAATGACCACAATGCTTGATAACGCACTCTACAGCATAGGGTGAGggttgggttagggttaggtcctggcattgtgatcacttatgagtgtttataactacagctgcacgtgctataatggcatcataatgctttataaatacTTTTAATGTGTcataccgggtgcttaaagtaaagtgtcaCCAAACTAACACTATTTAGTTTTCAGGAAGAATGCAATAATTTGGAAAGCTGTGGCTGAAGTCATGTGGTAGTAGCTTTAATTTTCTGTCCTCCTTCTGCCTCTGGTgacccaacaacaacaacaacaacaacaacattttttatttactaATGAAATCAGTGTGTATCATCTTTCATATTTCTGAGATAAAAATATCTCCAAAACTCACAATGATATAGTTGCAGGTATAATACAATAGATTACAGCATATATGTTGTTTCAGACATTATTTTTACCCATTTTATCCAATTTGAGGTTTGCAGAGGGATGTAGCTGTTTCTGGGAGCAAATAGTGGGATacagccagaaacacacacacacacacacacacacacacacacacacacacacacacacacacacacacacacacacacacacacacacacacacacacagcaatttTAATGCTGCAATAAAGGTGGATTTCTTGCAGTGTGTTTGTATTGATTGTGCACAGTTTCCCTCATCAAGTCACCATTAAATCAACCTGCAGACTTCATTAGAATCCTCAGACCTGCGATAGGCATGCATCTGAATATCTCCCCTTCGTCTGGACGTGAAGCTGCCTCGTTCTGCTCATGCACAGTGTGATGATCTTTGCTCATCTGTGCTGGTGATTCATGTTTGCGCACCGTCACCGTGTTTCCATGTTGAGTGTTTCCATGGTGAATGTCACAAGCTCGGCATGAGAGGTTCCCATGCGAAGCTGCTCCCACTCCGAAATGCAAACTCTCTTTATGTTGTGCTTTTTACACTGGTAAGAGGGTTACAGAGCCGCTGCTCGACGGAGTGCCCTCTAGtgtcatttcagtttctgtGAGGCGCTTATGAGCTCTGAGAACATTACTTTAAGCCCACTGCCGGCCTGGGACTGCTTCTCTTCTCGTGAAGCAGCAAGGTAAAGCATTTTAACGCCGGATTTGTATGAACGTCTCGCTCCCATAAGGGCTGGATGCAATTACTGCGGAGAGTCAGTTTATGGTGACCCCGAGAGGTCAAAGCATCATCTTAACTGGAAGTCAATCAAAAGCAGGATTACATACTTATATTACATAACACTGTGCAAAACTCCCATCAGTTCCCAGAAATCATCACTGCATGCGAGAGCTTCTTCTACTAGAAATACAAGCATTCACAACATGATTTATACACACCAACAGTCCTCACTAATCCTGTTTAATCAGACGGAGTTATGTCCCAGTgactcgggggggggggggggggggggggggggggtgggggggggggtggttaaGTGCTCCCATCCACTCTGTACCAGAAGCTTAAAGTAGCTGTATGTAATTGCAGCCTCgatgttatttttaataaagaGGATGTTTTTGATACGTGACAACACAGCAATCCTGCTCATCCTGTGAAGTGAAGCCTCGAGTCCGTCTGCACGAGAAACACATCGCTACAGCAAACGGAAAATCATTCTCATGTTCTTACAGTACATATCTGTATGGAGCTTTATTGACATGATCAGAGTTTTAGAGGAAAAACATTAGGAAGAAAAGAATAAGTGAACAAGGATGGACAATGGATGGAAAATCTCAGTTCTTACTCAAAAAGGTCCTTTTAAGACTTGATAAAGAGAACAGCAGCTAATTTaatggaaagaaatgaaaacttagTCTCTAATTTTAATCAGCAGGAGTGCATTTGAAAATTTCTACCTTGAAATGAACTCAGTAATGGTAATTTGAGTGATTTTAACTCATATTTCCATTCAGACCTCGATCCACTTGAGGACCACTGCCAGCTGCTCATGTATGAAGGTACAACTACTAGATTATAACAAAAACCGAAACACATCTGAATGCAAATTCAAGTGTGTTTCTCAGTGAGACGAGGCAAACATGGTTTGATTTCCAAGCAAGAGGAAAACTGATCCGGCCTTGAGACGCTTCATCaatttgaatatatttaaaaCCTGTATGGACACAAAAATTACCTTCAAAT
The sequence above is a segment of the Salarias fasciatus chromosome 14, fSalaFa1.1, whole genome shotgun sequence genome. Coding sequences within it:
- the foxn1 gene encoding forkhead box protein N1 — its product is MAESQQDTIRAAAVNRRHSVDGTFNLRPADCFHPYRRQFSDGAVVAAGRPQPCSPSFGSLQEVCSSEAQSHGDGVPLPWEQYRGSFQSSYSELPAAAAEPSCFLSQSYSSYSFSYPLQQVSSRLYPLNGSNSSKYPLQSMSSPPHQEGTAPPNFPKPIYSYSILIFMALKNSKTGSLPVSEIYSFMTEHFPYFKTAPDGWKNSVRHNLSLNKCFEKVENKSGSSSRKGCLWALNPAKVEKMQEELHKWRRKDPVTMRRSMARPEDLDRLLGERRDKLKPLPPYPSPALLSRVAPFYSDSLSSCSPAHLRPASSPIQRSQYAHVQPPQPCYLPPAAAAHLANSFSTYPPCGQQPAATGSLNSPLAGKMAAPQGDFSVGPRSMQDLLIEGDTSYDIDTLNPSLTDLQLQGHLWEELRDDSLDPGSEQNIPPTTTTASSGTSALQEHFIQTRCLQAAPPVSQASAVTPAVTPAVTPAVTPAVTPAGRCRAECEDRESGMEQHGCLSGLHPVVYSGVESLAGYLTSCTTPISLM
- the unc119a1 gene encoding protein unc-119 homolog A isoform X2 translates to MKVQQGCNSSDMGIPVTTEEELRRNTVITPEDVLGLQKITKNYLCSPEENVHMIDFTRFKIRDMETGTVLFEITKPPTPGGRKQCDPNAGRFVRYQFTPAFLQLRQVGATVEFTVGDTPINNFRMIERHYFRDQLLKSFDFEFGFCMPSSKNTCEHIYEFPALSEEIMREMILHPYETQSDSFYFVDNKLVMHNKADYSYSGGP
- the unc119a1 gene encoding protein unc-119 homolog A isoform X1, which gives rise to MKVQQGCNSSDMGIPVTTEEELRRNTVITPEDVLGLQKITKNYLCSPEENVHMIDFTRFKIRDMETGTVLFEITKPPTPAGGRKQCDPNAGRFVRYQFTPAFLQLRQVGATVEFTVGDTPINNFRMIERHYFRDQLLKSFDFEFGFCMPSSKNTCEHIYEFPALSEEIMREMILHPYETQSDSFYFVDNKLVMHNKADYSYSGGP